A genome region from Wielerella bovis includes the following:
- the glyQ gene encoding glycine--tRNA ligase subunit alpha — translation MLTFQEIIFKLQTYWAAKGCAIVQPFDLEVGAGTSHPATALRALGPEPWFAAYVQPSRRPKDGRYGDNPNRLQHYYQFQVALKPAPDDFQDLYLGSLKDLGIDPTVHDIRFVEDDWENPTLGAWGLGWEVWLNGMEVTQFTYFQQVGGLDCSPVLGEITYGIERLAMYLQGVENVYDLVWTKSLDGSILTYGDVYHQNEVAQSTYNFEYSDADWLLEQFNHYEAQAKRLLEQEDPQLSLPAYELVLKAGHTFNLLDARGAISVTERATYIGRIRALSRIVAQKFVASREALGFPLIKK, via the coding sequence ATGCTTACTTTTCAAGAAATTATCTTTAAATTGCAAACTTACTGGGCAGCAAAAGGCTGCGCCATCGTTCAACCTTTTGATTTGGAAGTTGGTGCAGGCACATCTCACCCTGCCACCGCCTTACGCGCTTTGGGACCTGAACCATGGTTTGCCGCCTATGTTCAACCCAGCCGCCGCCCAAAAGATGGACGTTACGGCGACAATCCCAATCGCTTGCAACACTATTATCAATTCCAAGTGGCATTGAAACCTGCACCTGACGATTTCCAAGATTTGTATTTAGGCAGCCTGAAAGATTTAGGCATTGACCCAACTGTTCACGATATTCGTTTTGTGGAAGATGACTGGGAAAATCCCACTTTGGGTGCATGGGGCTTGGGTTGGGAAGTTTGGCTCAACGGCATGGAAGTGACTCAATTTACTTATTTCCAACAAGTCGGTGGCTTGGATTGTTCGCCTGTGTTGGGCGAAATTACTTATGGCATTGAACGCTTAGCAATGTATCTACAAGGTGTTGAAAATGTGTATGATTTGGTTTGGACTAAATCATTGGACGGCAGCATTTTGACTTATGGCGATGTGTATCATCAAAACGAAGTAGCGCAATCCACCTACAATTTTGAATATAGCGATGCCGATTGGTTGCTGGAACAATTCAATCATTATGAAGCGCAAGCCAAACGTTTGCTGGAACAGGAAGACCCACAATTATCCTTACCTGCCTATGAATTAGTTTTGAAAGCGGGGCATACGTTTAACTTATTGGATGCGCGTGGTGCGATTTCGGTTACCGAACGCGCAACCTATATTGGACGTATTCGCGCATTAAGCCGTATTGTGGCGCAAAAATTTGTTGCCAGCCGTGAAGCATTGGGTTTTCCATTGATTAAAAAATAA
- a CDS encoding NAD(P)-binding protein, which produces MNKKLTRRHFLGSSLALAGATVISGCEVPTKFHPVSEQNIQAALAYYPPARTGLRGDHDGSQSRAHSIALGGKNYTLPTETREHYDLVVVGAGISGLVAAYYYQKAKPQAKILIVDNHEDFGGHAVRNEFTVNGRTLITYGGSENIDSPKHGFSPVASQFLRDIGIDYTKFERYFDTKLYTEKWHLQHGIYFNQATFGQTAFVKGKLEVGSQDAAAIIAQFPLSNSEKQLLTQIYSHKAPNYLKNKSRRQRSEYAENTSYYDFLKDTVHLSEGSLKFLQNISSDYWGHDIRAISVQEAFENGYPAVQNLGLSKEDEDKEPYIYHFPDGNASVARLLVRQLIPSVAAGNTMEDVVTAKFDYAKLDLPENNVRIRLNTTALLLENQADGSVATVCAGKDSDDLYRIQAAQCIYAGHATLAARIVHGMPEKQKSAMLSNVKIPMVYAKVALKNARAFQKLGAYHIYAPDQTYCEMMLDYSVNIGDYRAPQTPDEPIVLHMIGIATALEGKTAREKYKNGRRALASKNLDVLKAEVMTQLRPIFALVNENIDEVVADITLNRWAHGYSYEQVGLFDSDESVAENTSTMRRRVGNIFMANSDVAWMPYLQNAVDEGHRAAMEAVKAS; this is translated from the coding sequence ATGAATAAAAAACTTACTCGCCGTCATTTTTTAGGCAGCAGCTTGGCATTGGCTGGTGCAACCGTAATTTCAGGCTGTGAAGTACCTACTAAATTTCATCCTGTTTCTGAACAAAATATTCAGGCTGCATTGGCATATTATCCACCTGCACGCACAGGATTGCGTGGCGACCATGACGGTAGCCAATCTCGTGCACACAGCATTGCATTGGGTGGTAAAAATTACACCTTGCCGACTGAAACGCGCGAACACTATGATTTAGTGGTTGTTGGTGCAGGCATCAGTGGATTAGTTGCTGCCTATTATTATCAAAAAGCCAAACCGCAAGCCAAAATTTTAATTGTGGATAATCACGAGGATTTTGGTGGACACGCGGTACGCAATGAATTCACGGTCAATGGTCGCACGCTCATCACATACGGTGGCAGTGAAAATATTGATTCGCCTAAACATGGTTTTTCTCCTGTTGCCAGCCAATTTTTGCGTGATATTGGCATTGATTACACCAAATTTGAACGCTATTTTGACACGAAGTTGTATACAGAAAAATGGCATTTGCAACACGGTATTTATTTTAATCAAGCCACATTTGGGCAAACTGCTTTTGTGAAAGGTAAATTGGAGGTTGGTAGCCAAGATGCCGCAGCAATTATTGCCCAATTTCCATTATCAAATAGTGAAAAACAATTATTGACGCAAATTTATAGCCATAAAGCACCCAACTATCTTAAAAACAAAAGTCGTCGCCAACGTAGCGAATATGCCGAAAACACCAGTTATTATGATTTTTTGAAAGATACAGTGCATTTATCAGAAGGCAGCCTGAAATTTTTACAAAACATTAGTTCCGATTATTGGGGGCATGATATTCGTGCCATTTCAGTACAAGAAGCATTTGAGAATGGTTATCCTGCCGTACAAAATTTAGGCTTATCTAAAGAAGATGAAGATAAAGAACCTTATATCTACCATTTCCCAGATGGCAATGCGTCAGTAGCACGTTTATTGGTGCGCCAATTAATTCCTAGTGTAGCAGCAGGTAACACAATGGAAGATGTGGTTACCGCCAAATTTGATTATGCCAAATTGGATTTGCCTGAAAATAATGTCCGCATTCGTTTGAACACTACGGCATTATTATTGGAAAATCAAGCTGATGGCAGTGTAGCAACGGTATGTGCGGGCAAAGATAGTGATGATTTGTATCGCATTCAGGCTGCACAATGTATTTATGCAGGACACGCAACTTTGGCGGCAAGAATTGTGCATGGTATGCCTGAAAAACAAAAATCTGCCATGCTAAGCAATGTGAAAATTCCAATGGTTTATGCCAAAGTTGCTTTGAAAAATGCGCGCGCATTCCAAAAATTAGGGGCATATCATATTTATGCTCCCGACCAAACTTATTGCGAGATGATGCTGGATTATTCGGTCAATATCGGCGATTACCGTGCACCACAAACACCTGATGAGCCGATTGTATTGCATATGATTGGGATTGCCACCGCATTGGAAGGAAAAACAGCTCGTGAAAAATACAAAAATGGTCGTCGTGCATTAGCGAGCAAAAATTTGGATGTCTTAAAAGCCGAAGTTATGACACAGTTACGTCCCATTTTTGCGTTAGTGAATGAAAATATTGACGAAGTGGTGGCTGATATCACACTCAATCGTTGGGCGCATGGTTATAGTTATGAGCAAGTTGGTTTGTTTGATAGTGATGAAAGTGTTGCTGAAAATACCAGCACAATGCGCCGCCGTGTAGGTAATATTTTTATGGCAAACAGCGATGTAGCGTGGATGCCCTATTTGCAAAATGCAGTTGATGAAGGACATCGTGCAGCAATGGAAGCGGTAAAAGCGTCATAA
- a CDS encoding basic amino acid ABC transporter substrate-binding protein, whose amino-acid sequence MFTKRILALAVLSAALTACSGGSSNNTQSSASNTAATGGLDLDKTYVVATDASYAPMEYMENNKVVGFSKEILDAAAKSQNVKLDFVNTPFEGLFANVDKGDSDIGLASITINDERKQQLDFSDPYFEATQMIVASPRHADTIKSFADLKEHTASVQAATSGDLILQQLQGASSNKIKRFETMPLAFKELESGGVDAVVGDSSVVAYYAKQHADAKLNVIVDPSFVQEQYGFAFKKGRNDGLREAINKGLAQIKSDGTYNKIHTQWFGASGSETISASAASTASAAQ is encoded by the coding sequence ATGTTTACAAAACGTATTTTGGCATTGGCTGTATTATCAGCGGCATTAACTGCTTGTTCTGGTGGCAGCAGCAATAACACACAATCTTCGGCATCCAATACTGCTGCAACAGGTGGATTGGATTTGGATAAAACCTATGTAGTAGCCACCGATGCTTCTTATGCACCTATGGAATACATGGAAAACAATAAAGTTGTTGGTTTTTCAAAAGAAATTTTAGATGCAGCTGCCAAAAGCCAAAATGTCAAATTGGATTTTGTGAACACGCCATTTGAAGGCTTGTTTGCTAACGTGGATAAAGGCGACAGCGATATTGGTTTGGCGAGCATTACCATCAACGATGAGCGTAAACAACAACTGGACTTCTCTGACCCTTATTTTGAAGCCACGCAAATGATTGTGGCCAGCCCACGTCATGCAGACACCATTAAATCATTTGCTGATTTAAAAGAACATACGGCATCGGTTCAGGCTGCCACATCAGGCGATTTGATTTTGCAACAATTACAAGGTGCCAGCAGCAACAAAATCAAACGCTTTGAAACCATGCCCTTGGCATTTAAAGAGTTGGAAAGCGGTGGTGTAGATGCCGTTGTGGGCGACAGCAGCGTAGTGGCTTATTACGCTAAACAACATGCTGATGCGAAATTGAATGTCATTGTTGACCCTTCGTTTGTGCAAGAACAATATGGTTTCGCGTTCAAAAAAGGGCGCAATGATGGTTTGCGCGAAGCGATTAACAAAGGTTTAGCACAAATCAAATCTGATGGTACATACAACAAAATTCATACTCAATGGTTTGGTGCATCTGGCTCTGAAACAATTTCAGCATCTGCTGCTTCAACTGCATCTGCTGCACAATAA
- the recB gene encoding exodeoxyribonuclease V subunit beta, whose protein sequence is MSTTLNPLNIPISGTNLIEASAGTGKTYNIAALFTRLILLEQYDVDKILVVTFTKAATAELKTRLRARLDDALRVLKKVPQAQMQPEKLREQCGSDDFLYHLLHQAVQQESDQARLQLRLKAAISNFDNAAIYTIHGFCQRVLQDFAFYCQVPFNIELDEDNAERSPIAAQDFWRNHVANHVDRADLVYRHRTTPQQQAAQLSHYIARPYLQFRQPENAERSLKNAQTEYRRAWTIVAANTAAFQAAFEQLLPDLKYYDAEKYQIKFAYLAELVEKYPQNPPPAKLIWDTFKTETTHPETKKKYDANAFSPDLLAARTRSKRVLNETALATLLQLGDLIECSLKHTNAEQAALVQLAYDLAKYLREHNELDKKHNPTRRFDDLLLDVFHALQSHHEHAAALAAAMAKNWRIALIDEFQDTDPLQYAIFRTAFAHTAHEGSLKPTLFMVGDPKQAIYSFRGADIFAYLQAAQDADRHYTLAQNHRSHAKLINSIGAWFARPLPFVLPHIDYTPVTAARQESKLPAGNAAVRVTWLNDPDFAPANLRVKSESAEILGKRAAQWCAQEIAQILQLSAAGRFRLHQKDGTAKPLHAGQIAVLVRARKDGASIQRELKKHGVQSVLLSRDSIFGEEEAQAIYALLAFFIAPQRLQSLIYVLSGCLFGYTAAEIAQLNENEHALTAWADSAARSLVVWHTHGIYAALQQFFAEHQTETRLLAQGNDRTLTNLHQIMELLADDDENGRTPAALHQWLGECIQAAQNGDEASGNRILRLESDENLVKIVTMHASKGLQYPIVYCPFVWKGRDSSADWHIVHHENGATELVHQSQMQPSDQEQVANEYLSEDLRLLYVALTRAEEQLNVYMASYQDSKHSAFAYLLNAQDTARQPENYRQVWQDFVNAQNRDETDFVLNTHFAPNHVIANRQPENVATTQEQTPPHYAAAHYPPRKYHFTAHTSFTALSRQTERAAAQHTDDTLLPALDIAEQNIPINNDRQPENSAKDNIVAFPPGATAGVCLHEILEKYRFAYPTESQRETIAAILSKHGFVAEEWLPAVERMLDDTRHTPLMPHTSLHTISERKLLNELGFLFHTQDFRLPDIQQWFAKQSGLPENIIQAAQRLNFRDVYGFINGFIDLLAKSERGDVFVVDYKSNYLGDTSAAYTPDAMNAAIAEHHYYLQALIYAVATARYLRSRHMQPETIHVRYLFLRGLDGISANGVWAWDIPVQYLQKWL, encoded by the coding sequence ATGTCCACCACACTCAATCCACTCAATATCCCCATTTCAGGTACCAATTTAATAGAAGCCAGCGCAGGCACAGGCAAAACCTACAACATTGCCGCTCTATTTACGCGCCTGATTTTATTGGAACAATACGATGTGGACAAAATTCTGGTGGTAACTTTTACCAAAGCCGCCACCGCCGAACTCAAAACCCGATTACGCGCCCGTTTGGACGATGCCTTGCGCGTGTTGAAAAAAGTCCCACAAGCACAAATGCAGCCTGAAAAACTGCGTGAACAATGTGGCAGCGATGATTTTTTATACCATTTGCTACACCAAGCCGTGCAACAAGAAAGCGACCAAGCACGACTGCAACTGCGCCTCAAAGCCGCCATCAGCAATTTTGACAATGCTGCGATTTACACCATTCACGGTTTTTGTCAGCGCGTGTTACAAGATTTCGCCTTTTATTGCCAAGTGCCATTCAATATTGAATTGGACGAAGATAATGCCGAACGCAGCCCCATCGCTGCACAAGATTTTTGGCGCAATCACGTTGCCAATCATGTTGACCGCGCCGATTTGGTGTACCGTCATCGCACCACGCCGCAACAACAAGCCGCACAATTAAGCCATTATATTGCGCGACCTTATTTGCAATTTAGGCAGCCTGAAAACGCCGAACGCAGCCTGAAAAACGCACAAACCGAATATCGCCGTGCATGGACAATCGTTGCCGCAAATACCGCCGCGTTTCAGGCTGCCTTTGAACAATTATTGCCCGATTTAAAATATTACGATGCGGAAAAATACCAAATCAAATTTGCGTATTTGGCTGAATTAGTGGAAAAATATCCGCAAAATCCACCGCCAGCCAAACTGATTTGGGACACATTCAAAACCGAAACCACGCACCCCGAAACCAAAAAAAAATACGATGCCAATGCGTTTTCACCCGATTTGTTGGCAGCACGCACGCGCAGCAAACGTGTTTTAAACGAAACCGCGCTGGCAACTTTATTGCAACTGGGCGATTTGATTGAATGCAGCCTGAAACACACCAATGCCGAACAAGCCGCGTTGGTGCAACTGGCATACGATTTAGCCAAATATTTGCGTGAACACAATGAGTTAGACAAAAAACACAATCCCACGCGCCGTTTTGATGATTTGCTGTTGGACGTGTTTCACGCGCTGCAATCGCATCACGAACACGCCGCTGCGTTGGCTGCTGCCATGGCAAAAAATTGGCGCATCGCGTTGATTGATGAGTTTCAAGATACCGACCCATTGCAATACGCGATTTTTCGTACCGCATTTGCCCATACCGCCCACGAAGGCAGTCTGAAACCGACTTTATTTATGGTGGGCGACCCCAAACAAGCGATTTACAGTTTTCGTGGCGCAGATATTTTTGCCTATTTGCAAGCCGCGCAAGATGCCGACCGCCATTACACTTTGGCGCAAAATCATCGCAGCCATGCTAAACTCATCAACAGCATTGGCGCATGGTTTGCGCGACCGCTGCCGTTTGTGTTGCCCCATATTGATTACACGCCCGTAACCGCCGCACGCCAAGAGAGCAAATTGCCCGCAGGCAACGCTGCCGTGCGCGTAACGTGGCTGAACGACCCTGATTTTGCGCCAGCCAATCTGCGTGTGAAAAGCGAAAGCGCGGAAATATTGGGTAAACGCGCTGCACAATGGTGTGCCCAAGAAATCGCGCAAATTTTGCAATTATCGGCGGCGGGGCGTTTCAGGCTGCATCAAAAAGATGGCACGGCAAAACCTTTGCACGCGGGACAAATTGCGGTATTGGTGCGCGCGCGAAAAGATGGCGCAAGCATTCAACGCGAATTGAAAAAACACGGTGTACAAAGCGTATTATTGAGCCGCGACAGCATTTTTGGCGAAGAAGAAGCGCAGGCGATTTACGCATTATTGGCATTTTTTATCGCGCCACAACGTTTGCAATCATTGATTTATGTGCTTTCAGGCTGCCTTTTTGGTTACACGGCGGCAGAAATCGCACAATTAAATGAAAATGAACACGCGCTGACCGCATGGGCAGATTCAGCAGCGCGAAGTTTAGTAGTGTGGCACACGCACGGCATTTACGCGGCGTTGCAGCAATTTTTTGCCGAACATCAAACTGAAACGCGATTATTGGCGCAAGGCAATGACCGCACACTAACCAATTTGCATCAAATCATGGAATTGCTGGCGGACGATGATGAAAACGGGCGCACGCCAGCCGCCTTGCATCAATGGTTGGGCGAATGTATTCAGGCTGCCCAAAATGGCGATGAAGCGAGCGGCAATCGTATTTTGCGTTTGGAAAGCGATGAAAATTTGGTCAAAATCGTTACCATGCACGCATCCAAAGGTTTGCAATATCCGATTGTGTATTGTCCATTTGTGTGGAAAGGGCGCGACAGTTCGGCGGATTGGCACATTGTCCACCACGAAAATGGCGCGACCGAGTTGGTGCATCAATCGCAAATGCAGCCAAGCGACCAAGAACAAGTGGCGAACGAATATTTGTCGGAAGATTTGCGTTTGCTGTATGTTGCGCTGACTCGCGCAGAAGAGCAGCTTAATGTGTACATGGCGAGCTATCAGGACAGCAAACACAGCGCATTTGCGTATTTGTTGAATGCACAAGACACGGCAAGGCAGCCTGAAAATTATCGCCAAGTGTGGCAGGATTTTGTAAACGCGCAAAATCGTGATGAAACGGATTTTGTGTTGAATACACATTTTGCGCCCAATCATGTGATAGCGAATAGGCAGCCTGAAAATGTTGCGACAACGCAAGAACAGACACCGCCGCATTATGCCGCCGCACATTATCCGCCACGCAAATATCATTTTACCGCGCACACCAGTTTTACCGCCTTATCGCGCCAAACCGAACGCGCTGCCGCACAGCATACAGATGATACATTATTGCCTGCATTGGATATTGCGGAACAAAATATACCCATTAACAACGATAGGCAGCCTGAAAATAGCGCAAAAGATAATATTGTCGCATTTCCACCGGGCGCAACGGCGGGCGTGTGTTTGCATGAAATTTTGGAAAAATACCGTTTCGCCTATCCGACCGAATCGCAGCGCGAAACCATCGCCGCCATTTTGAGCAAACACGGTTTTGTGGCGGAAGAATGGTTGCCCGCGGTGGAGAGAATGCTGGATGATACGCGCCATACACCGTTGATGCCACATACTTCCTTGCATACCATTTCTGAACGCAAATTATTGAACGAATTAGGTTTTTTGTTTCATACGCAGGATTTCAGGCTGCCTGATATTCAACAATGGTTTGCCAAACAATCAGGGCTGCCTGAAAATATAATCCAAGCCGCACAGCGTTTGAATTTTCGTGATGTATATGGATTTATCAATGGTTTCATAGACTTATTGGCGAAGAGTGAACGCGGCGATGTGTTTGTGGTGGATTACAAATCCAATTATTTGGGCGACACGAGCGCAGCGTACACGCCCGATGCGATGAATGCCGCGATTGCCGAGCATCATTATTATCTGCAAGCCTTGATTTATGCGGTGGCAACGGCGCGTTATTTACGCAGCCGCCATATGCAGCCTGAAACCATTCATGTGCGTTATTTGTTTTTGCGTGGCTTGGACGGGATTAGTGCCAATGGCGTGTGGGCGTGGGATATTCCCGTGCAATATTTGCAAAAATGGTTGTGA
- a CDS encoding Bax inhibitor-1 family protein, translated as MNNDVRDFTQMGTEVSQQETLLRKTYGLLAWSFVPCAAGAYASMVFNPLAMVGNRWVMLAIVFGFFYGMCFAIEKNRYSQTGVTLLMVFTFGMGVLLGPLLQYSGMFPNGGKLVGIAATMTAAVFFTMAALARKANINTHALGKFLATGAIVLIVGIVANIFLQLPMLSLSISGLFVVFSSLMIMWQIRMVLEGGEDSYISAALSIFIAIYNLFSSLVQLLLAFAGSDD; from the coding sequence ATGAACAACGATGTTCGTGATTTTACGCAAATGGGCACAGAAGTTTCGCAACAAGAAACCTTACTGCGCAAAACCTACGGCTTGTTGGCATGGTCATTTGTGCCTTGCGCAGCAGGTGCTTATGCCAGCATGGTGTTTAATCCATTGGCAATGGTGGGCAATCGCTGGGTAATGCTGGCGATAGTATTTGGCTTTTTCTATGGCATGTGTTTTGCGATTGAGAAAAACCGTTATTCACAAACAGGCGTAACCTTGCTGATGGTCTTCACATTTGGTATGGGCGTTTTGTTGGGACCTTTGTTGCAATACAGCGGTATGTTCCCTAACGGTGGTAAACTGGTTGGCATCGCCGCAACCATGACTGCTGCGGTATTTTTCACTATGGCAGCTTTGGCGCGTAAAGCTAATATCAACACTCACGCATTGGGCAAATTCTTGGCAACAGGCGCGATTGTATTAATCGTTGGTATCGTTGCCAATATTTTCTTGCAACTGCCCATGTTGTCCTTGTCTATTTCAGGCTTGTTCGTGGTATTTAGCTCATTGATGATTATGTGGCAAATCCGCATGGTGCTAGAAGGTGGCGAAGACAGCTACATCAGCGCAGCATTGAGCATCTTCATCGCTATTTACAACTTGTTCAGCAGCTTGGTACAATTATTATTGGCATTTGCTGGCAGCGATGATTAA
- the dapF gene encoding diaminopimelate epimerase, producing MTSLKFSKMHGLGNDFMVIDGISQTFTPNNQQIAQWADRNFGIGFDQLLLVERAQTDGVDFRYRIFNADGSEVQQCGNGARCFVKFVSEQGLTDKQEIVVETASGIIKPRLNDDGLITVNMGKPRFAAADVPFVLRSGETDGAVSYIVMNGIDSAEMSMVSMGNPHAVMLVADVATAPVADWGEALQYHERFPERVNVGFMQIVDKNHIKLRVFERGTGETLACGTGACAAVVSGVRLGVLAAGEEVRVDLRGGELRISWQEGEDVLMTGAATTVFTGEVVC from the coding sequence ATGACTTCCTTAAAATTCAGCAAAATGCACGGTTTGGGCAATGATTTCATGGTAATTGATGGCATTTCGCAAACATTTACGCCAAATAATCAGCAAATCGCGCAATGGGCAGACCGCAATTTTGGCATTGGTTTTGACCAATTATTGTTGGTGGAACGTGCGCAAACTGATGGTGTGGATTTTCGTTATCGCATTTTCAATGCTGATGGCAGCGAAGTGCAACAATGTGGCAATGGTGCGCGTTGTTTTGTGAAATTTGTCAGCGAACAGGGTTTGACCGATAAGCAAGAAATCGTGGTGGAAACCGCTAGTGGCATCATTAAACCGCGTTTGAATGACGATGGGTTGATTACGGTAAACATGGGCAAACCGCGTTTTGCTGCGGCTGATGTGCCATTTGTGTTGCGTAGCGGCGAAACCGATGGCGCGGTCAGCTATATTGTGATGAACGGCATAGACAGCGCGGAAATGAGCATGGTCAGCATGGGTAATCCACATGCGGTGATGTTGGTGGCGGATGTGGCGACTGCACCTGTTGCGGATTGGGGCGAGGCATTGCAATATCACGAGCGTTTCCCCGAACGTGTGAACGTGGGTTTTATGCAAATTGTGGACAAAAACCATATTAAATTGCGTGTGTTTGAGCGTGGCACGGGCGAAACATTGGCGTGCGGTACGGGTGCGTGTGCGGCAGTGGTTTCGGGCGTGCGTTTGGGTGTGTTGGCTGCGGGCGAAGAAGTACGCGTAGATTTGCGTGGCGGCGAATTGCGGATTAGTTGGCAAGAAGGGGAAGATGTGTTGATGACTGGTGCAGCAACGACCGTTTTCACGGGCGAAGTGGTGTGTTAA
- a CDS encoding Uma2 family endonuclease: MVSEHEYLTHYSQLPDVKYEYINGEIWAIDNASKSHNVIAGNFYVPFRQHLKGTSCMAYMETQKVKVGQNYYLPDVIVDCGKQDDKYTATQTIVIIEVLSESTRETDLTFKLNDYKKIPSLQEYVLAEQDFMNVTVLRRNENWAAQFYSQSDDLIELKSIDFAITVVEIYTDVVFPEKKHFQAA; the protein is encoded by the coding sequence GTGGTCAGCGAACACGAATATTTGACACATTATTCACAACTGCCTGATGTAAAATACGAATACATCAATGGTGAAATTTGGGCTATAGACAATGCGTCCAAATCGCACAATGTGATTGCAGGGAATTTTTATGTACCGTTTCGCCAGCATTTAAAAGGCACATCTTGCATGGCGTACATGGAAACGCAGAAAGTCAAGGTGGGGCAAAATTACTATTTGCCTGATGTGATTGTGGATTGTGGCAAGCAAGACGATAAATACACCGCCACACAAACCATTGTGATTATTGAAGTTTTATCCGAAAGCACACGCGAAACCGATTTGACTTTTAAATTAAACGATTACAAAAAAATCCCGTCATTACAAGAATATGTGTTGGCGGAACAGGATTTTATGAATGTAACCGTGTTACGCAGAAATGAAAATTGGGCAGCACAGTTTTATTCTCAAAGTGATGATTTAATTGAATTAAAAAGCATTGATTTTGCAATCACGGTAGTGGAAATTTACACTGATGTGGTTTTCCCCGAGAAAAAACATTTTCAGGCAGCCTGA
- the serB gene encoding phosphoserine phosphatase SerB, whose amino-acid sequence MNLVLVIQHPHLTQLDLPATRQYFRLPEQAFSGCIARLPMPEQVILPDDVRAELSAAQADFAVLCDQKFSDIKLIVSDMDSTLINIECIDEIAAGAGLKEQVSAITERAMRGELDFAQSLRERVALLKGQPESQLQHVYERVLQLNDGAEYLLQQCRQNGVRFVLVSGGFTFFTERLKRRLGFDFAYANQLEVENGVLTGRVLGRIIDAQAKADILAQHRAELACDATQVVAIGDGANDILMLQAAGVGVAYHAKPKVQAMADACIQHHGLAALRGWFA is encoded by the coding sequence ATGAATTTGGTTTTGGTGATTCAACACCCACATTTAACACAATTGGATTTACCTGCCACGCGCCAATATTTCAGGCTGCCTGAACAAGCGTTTTCAGGCTGCATCGCGCGTTTGCCAATGCCTGAACAGGTGATTTTGCCTGATGATGTTCGCGCAGAATTATCCGCTGCACAAGCTGATTTTGCCGTATTGTGCGACCAAAAATTCAGCGACATCAAATTGATTGTCAGCGATATGGACAGCACATTGATTAATATTGAGTGCATTGACGAAATTGCGGCGGGCGCGGGTTTGAAAGAACAGGTTTCTGCAATCACAGAACGTGCGATGCGTGGCGAATTGGATTTCGCGCAATCGCTGCGTGAACGAGTAGCGTTGCTTAAAGGGCAGCCTGAAAGCCAGTTGCAACACGTTTATGAGCGAGTTTTGCAGCTTAATGATGGCGCGGAATATTTATTGCAACAATGTCGGCAAAATGGCGTGCGTTTTGTGTTGGTGTCGGGTGGATTTACGTTTTTCACGGAGCGATTAAAACGGCGTTTGGGTTTTGATTTTGCCTATGCCAATCAGTTGGAAGTGGAAAATGGTGTGCTGACGGGGCGCGTGTTGGGGCGGATTATTGATGCACAGGCGAAAGCGGATATTTTGGCGCAACATCGGGCGGAATTGGCGTGTGATGCGACGCAAGTGGTGGCGATTGGCGATGGCGCAAATGATATTCTGATGTTGCAAGCGGCTGGTGTGGGCGTGGCGTATCATGCGAAACCAAAAGTGCAGGCGATGGCGGACGCGTGTATCCAGCATCATGGTTTGGCGGCGTTGCGTGGCTGGTTTGCGTAG